The following are encoded together in the Plasmodium vinckei vinckei genome assembly, chromosome: PVVCY_12 genome:
- a CDS encoding phosphoinositide-specific phospholipase C, putative — translation MNLNENISQNGFNNTIQEDEDSMGLMSEGLDGSGNEGYRENKIKNYRKEKYEGNKNANTHESLLKNNKDNIDTKLGFDIRNVLRHAYLPVCIEKMKEGEYVYKWNNNNIFQKKTLKFVYLDTNNYCIRWNSKKKKLKENKNLSLYICDIIKILDGSESPFFKKKEEEKSLSIEIISIDRNLRITFLDIQRWKMWLFGLMYYHYKLVNKSSRERKKLKPFIYESNKLYDNYIISGLKDINVLTLSQLYIILRSLNIYINMKILYHYFSIYKNKGTINYYGFTKILEHIFSNNHISIHFNMYKNNDTNYIDKNQFINFLVDIQCEGKSEERIFRIHKKDNCIRLIQDQVEQNEVKKKEDNQAQNCNNNEMDTNQHNVKDKIKDNQHINEKNEHNISENISNDNKISENNSMLDEIANGYNLDYCEWQNLMKTLDVTDNQNEHNLQCNANIELNSFMISDHTKQYDKDYTMILNTLKDKYGISSTTSCYDEVNINSHNKSEKEYKRETYTYEKNDGKDQTNEISKEDKNKDDFYFIRTNIIYKSLNTIKKYNIPFVITNEGNHYLTQIGLVYFLLSKENSIMCPEYAKVYQNMNLPLCNYWINSSHNSYLDRKQIFSESSIEQYIYILIDGCRCVEFDCYYFNKNIVVYHGLYGYKLTSSILFCDTLIACKMFGFATSPYPIILSLEIHCKDKHKNLIAKILIYILGNQLYIPKTKDEINNITPNNCRNKFLVKYKHFDNNDTSSFYNIFEGLKSVMYDELGYFSDIINEEEAINVDESKEHGIIEKIYEKDNKIRVENQNMKLENQVNNYIEQSNSNHTNYKNSDENNIWDNENVAQRDLHEMGSNYSSSSSSKFLYEKDIIHKTQIDEKHRKKGSFPNNNSRFDNSSIPNNISTSDTITNCSKNVSGGSHMLKDENKKKQDNEKYKNNILNKCSCLKGYVFKSFQENRTYNEICSISENKFIKLIKKNEDDVIKYNQKTLMRVYPSGTRLASTNFNPIIFWSAGIQFVALNYQYNGLSMLLNKGRFLENGGKHSGYILKPELLRFNKKHDYDALSLNIQILSLHQINLLFSIKNKYQEKKLKKELFKMDMIQRIQTHKKISNKRKKFKYLQKLEREKKNTLLSDIQSDDSKQKKKISNETLLKKFKDNDSDVNYIHKKFAHIEKEYEDMLTEYKSFLLCSTLSHSSSFNSCSSITTTSNNTTDSNKKVSSKSKKKNFYQAFLELKKANNLFFYLYVTISIHGYNEQKCYFKTEIAKVNFYDINYCWPKPSNFQMKIMYPSLALIVFELKSYDTVKSDIIACACFPVKCLREGIRFVPLCDKHLKDIKGSGILVNLKFDKITENT, via the exons ATGAAccttaatgaaaatatttctcaAAATGGGTTTAATAACACGATACAAGAAGATGAAGATTCAATGGGTTTAATGTCAGAAGGTTTAGACGGAAGTGGAAATGAAGGGTATcgagaaaataaaataaagaactataggaaagaaaaatatgagGGTAACAAGAATGCTAATACTCATGAATcattgttaaaaaataataaggatAATATTGATACCAAGTTAGGTTTTGATATAAGGAATGTTCTGAGACATGCATATTTACCTGTATGcatagaaaaaatgaaagaagGAGAATACGTATATAAatggaataataataatatatttcaaaaaaagacattaaaatttgtttatttagatacaaataattattgcATAAGATGGaattccaaaaaaaaaaaattaaaagaaaataagaatctatcattatatatatgtgatataataaaaatattagatGGATCTGAAtctccattttttaaaaaaaaagaagaagagAAAAGTTTATCCATTGAAATTATAAGTATAGATCGAAATTTAAGAATTACCTTTTTAGATATTCAAAGATGGAAAATGTGGCTTTTTGGTTTAATGTACTACCATTATAAATTAGTTAATAAAAGTTCACGAGAgcgaaaaaaattaaaacccTTTATATATGAGtctaataaattatatgataattatataatatcagGATTAAAAGATATTAATGTTTTAACATTAtcacaattatatattattttaagaagtttaaatatttatataaatatgaaaatattatatcattatttttctatatataaaaataaaggaactataaattattatggttttacaaaaatattagaacatatattttcaaataaccATATTTCtattcattttaatatgtacaaaaataatgatacaaattatatagataaaaatcaatttattaattttttagttGATATACAATGTGAAGGCAAATCTGAAGAACGCATATTCagaattcataaaaaagataattgCATTCGTTTAATTCAAGATCAGGTTGAACAAAACgaggtaaaaaaaaaagaagataatCAAGCGCAAAATtgcaataataatgaaatggATACAAATCAACATAATGTTAAagacaaaataaaagataatcAACacattaatgaaaaaaatgaacataatattagtgaaaatatttctaatgataataaaatatcggAAAATAATTCTATGCTTGATGAAATAGCAAATGGTTATAATTTAGATTATTGTGAATGGCAgaatttaatgaaaacaTTAGATGTTACTGACAATCAAAATGAACATAATTTACAATGTAATGCTAATATCGAACTCAACAGTTTTATGATTTCTGACCATACAAAACAATATGATAAAGATTATACAATGATTTTAAATACATTGAAAGATAAATATGGAATTTCGTCTACTACTAGTTGTTATGATGAGGTTAATATAAACTCACATAATAAATcagaaaaagaatataaacgtgaaacatatacatatgaaaaaaatgacggAAAAGATCAAACTAATGAAATCTCTaaagaagataaaaataaagacgatttttattttatacgaaccaatattatatacaagtcattaaatacaataaaaaaatataatattccaTTTGTTATAACCAATGAAGGTAATCATTATTTGACACAAATTGGattagtttattttttattatcaaaagAAAATAGTATTATGTGCCCAGAATATGCTAAGGtatatcaaaatatgaacTTGCCTTTATGTAACTATTGGATTAATAGTAGCCATAATAGTTACTTAGATagaaaacaaatttttagTGAAAGTAGTATtgaacaatatatatatatattaatagatGGGTGTAGATGTGTTGAATTtgattgttattattttaataaaaatattgttgtATACCATGGTTTGTATGGATACAAATTAACATCatccatattattttgtgatACTCTAATTGCTTGCAAAATGTTTGGATTTGCAACATCACCCTATCCAATAATATTGTCATTAGAGATTCATTGTAAagataaacataaaaatttaatcgcaaaaatattaatatatattttaggtAATCAACTTTATATCCCCAAAACAAAAGAcgaaattaataatataacacCAAACAATTGCAGAAATAAATTCTTagttaaatataaacattttgataataatgatactTCAAGCTTTTACAACATATTTGAAGGCTTAAAAAGTGTCATGTATGATGAATTGGGATATTTCTCAGATATTATTAATGAGGAGGAAGCCATAAATGTTGATGAATCCAAAGAACATGGAATTATcgaaaaaatttatgaaaagGACAATAAAATTCGCGTTGAAAATCAAAACATGAAATTAGAAAACCAggttaataattatatcgAGCAAAGTAATTCGAATCATactaattataaaaatagtgatgaaaacaatatatGGGACAATGAAAATGTGGCACAAAGGGACCTACATGAAATGGGCAGTAATTACAGTAGTAGCTCTAGTAGCAAATTCCTATATGAAAAGGatattattcataaaaCTCAAATTGATGAAAAACATAGAAAAAAAGGCAGTTTcccaaataataattcacgATTCGACAATAGTAGTATTCCCAATAATATTAGCACTTCAGATACTATTACAAATTGCAGCAAAAATGTCTCTGGAGGTTCTCATATGTTAAaggatgaaaataaaaaaaaacaagataacgaaaaatacaaaaataatatattaaacaaaTGCTCATGCTTAAAAGGatatgtatttaaaagTTTTCAGGAAAATAGAACATACAATGAAATATGTTCTATtagtgaaaataaatttataaaattaattaaaaaaaatgaagatgaTGTTATCAAATATAATCAAAAAACATTAATGCGTGTATATCCATCTGGTACTAGATTAGCTTCAACAAATTTTAAcccaattattttttggagTGCTGGAATACAATTTGTTGCATTAAATTATCAATATAACGGCTTAAGTatgttattaaataaaggaAGATTTTTAGAAAACGGAGGAAAACATTCCggttatatattaaaaccTGAATTATTAcgatttaataaaaagcaTGATTATGATGCCTTATCATTAAATATccaaatattatcattgcatcaaattaatttactattttcaattaaaaataaatatcaagaaaaaaaattaaaaaaggaacTATTCAAAATGGATATGATTCAACGTATACAAactcataaaaaaattagcaataaaaggaaaaaatttaagtatttacaaaaattggAAAGAGAAAAGAAGAACACACTTCTTTCAGATATACAATCAGATGATagtaaacaaaaaaaaaaaattagtaatgagacattattaaaaaagtttaaaGATAATGACAGCGATgttaattatattcataaaaaattcgcacatattgaaaaagaatatgaaGATATGTTAACAGAATACAAATCATTTTTGTTATGCTCCACATTGTCCCATAGTAGTAGTTTTAATAGTTGTAGTAGCATTACAACAACATCGAATAATACCACAGactcaaataaaaaagtatcaTCGaaatccaaaaaaaaaaacttttacCAGGCTTTTctagaattaaaaaaagcaaataatttatttttctatctCTATGTTACTATTTCTATACATGGATATAACGAGcaaaaatgttattttaaaacagaAATCGCCAAAGTTAATTTCTATGACATAAATTATTG TTGGCCAAAACCATCTAATTtccaaatgaaaataatgtacCCATCACTGGCTCTTATTGTATTTGAATTAAAATCATAT gACACTGTAAAAAGTGATATTATTGCATGTGCTTGTTTCCCAGTGAAATGTCTAAGAGAAGg TATTCGATTCGTTCCGCTGTGTGACAAGCATTTAAAAGACATAAAGGGATCAGGGATTTTAGTTAACTTGaaatttgataaaataacTGAGAATACTTAA